The Acinetobacter shaoyimingii DNA segment CGATATCGATCCGAAGAAAATTATCTCAAAAGTGAAATTGACACGTGCAGTGGTGGATTCCAATACGTTGAGTTTGCATGCTGAATTGAAAAAGCGCCATTTGGAAAATAACCGTAAAGTGTTCTTCTGTGGTTCATGGTCATGTGAAGGTTTACCCATCTTAGAATCTGCGGTGACTTCTGCAATGGATGTGGCTCGTATTTTTGGTGCGCCAATCCCATTTGTGGGTTTAAAACCGAAAGTTGAAGTTGCGCCTCAACTGGGGTATTAATGCCATTTGAAATCAAATTGCATTAGGCAACTGAAATGAAATGGCTCCAAGCATTTAAGTTCGTAACACCCAAGCATAAATATGCGATTGATGCGAAAGCATTAGGGGATGATGCTGAATGTGCTTGGAGCAATTTGGGATATTGGAATCATGCTGATGACTCCTATCCCGAAGCCTGTCGCCAATTGGCAGATCATTTAGCTGACATTATTCACTTAACATCAAATGATAAGCTACTGGATTTGGGGTGTGGGCAGGGTGCAAGTGTTTTGCACTGGAAAAATTATTATAAAATACAAAATATTACAGCAGTAGAGTTGCAAGTAGCGTGTGTCGCAAAAATTCAGCAAAAGCAAATAGATCACTTTAACATTTACTGTGGTTCATTTTTAAATCTTAAGCAAATCCAGCTAAATTCTCAGTTTGATGTAATTTTATGTATTGATGCTGCATATCATAGCCCTTTGCATTTATTTCTT contains these protein-coding regions:
- a CDS encoding SAM-dependent methyltransferase, translating into MKWLQAFKFVTPKHKYAIDAKALGDDAECAWSNLGYWNHADDSYPEACRQLADHLADIIHLTSNDKLLDLGCGQGASVLHWKNYYKIQNITAVELQVACVAKIQQKQIDHFNIYCGSFLNLKQIQLNSQFDVILCIDAAYHSPLHLFLESVSFVLKPEGRLAFHTLMLSEKFSQLNVLQQAKYRFLLKCADVQLADLMSKPKLAQCLSHHAYDHIQIEDLSEPVLNGFSKYIQARKQHTAFKGLDGVKIEMTAKLCKTLYEEGIVRYVQVSAKKQL